One window of Pseudacidobacterium ailaaui genomic DNA carries:
- a CDS encoding TonB-dependent receptor, protein MITRTCKALACGLGIALLSLLPFSSHAQAIYGSIYGTVTDNTGAVVPNATVTITDEAKGTSTTVQTNGSGAYTVDHLIPDKYDVKVEASGFQTFEAKGIQVFADAAPKVDAQLQIGGASQTVTVNADAIPVLKTDRADVSTEFTTKTITDLPIPDRNFTNIQLLLPGAQPLGWGHAASENPQASKQIQVDGQAFGGVAFQLDGTDNQDPILGIIVINPPLDALSETKITTQNFDAEFGKAVSSFVMAQTKSGSNSFHGTAYDYRESNANLARDPYTQFQPDPVTGHFLPPGLKNQFGGTLGGPIIKDKLFFFGDYEGIRQKVGISYTATVPTKLLTATCLGQQTGPSGIPGCDFSEYPNTIYQQTPSGPQPYPGNVIPTAQLSPQALALMKLLQPYAPNTSGALNGTKNNYAASGTGGFNSDQWGQRIDWQATTRTHVFERFSRFTDTLTGKTMFGAAGGPGFGLQGYGGTSKGANDSLAAGFDMALSPSLLTDFRIGYYRYNIVTAKYDQGTDFATQLGIPGLNTGSSFTSGAPAFNIADSDRSGNETANNAQSQGPQYGSGLNINRCNCPLTEKEDQFQIVNNWTKIIGNHSFKFGADLRYARNLRVPSDTNRAGELRFDPGPTSNGSTGGLGFATFVLGDVTNFGRYVSVSTNAKEFQKRFFFYGQDTWRVTSNLTLNLGVRYELYFPESVNAKGNGALMNLKDGYLRVAGYGNIPSNMGWSPATNAWNPRIGLAYQLDPKTVIRAGYGRSFDIGVFGSIFGHVVTQNLPVLANQAVSSPNTLSYAFNLSSGPPANVFPTVPSNGLLPAPGYAVSPKARPNSLRLPTLDAWNLSIQRALTPTLSVTMAYVGNKGTHTLSAGDGNNTNPNEAGIFLPASYSVNGQTLHYDPSVNPSTLYPGQTIPGISTNNGTAISNFLSRYYGGTLAACQDPNYATPSGLTPGMCGWTNGISYYGDDQDTEFNALQLSMAKQLTHGLSFNVNYAWQRGYNFNSSYATWDRTAVKGRDDSIREQQIIGYGTWNLPFGRNQWIGSNVPRFVDEIIGGWQFSPVITWSTGLPFTVGYTNCGLSVPGDAPCYPNGKAGYIKTHLTAFDPVSHTRTFFSGVTCSDPKAGLTPTSPCGQFTAPGLDQIGNMGRNSVFGPHFFNGDLSLQKNFPIYESLLAQFRVDAFNGFNHINAGNPGQTNIDGGPFTITGEPALNVYTNPRQLQFSLRLQF, encoded by the coding sequence ATGATCACTCGCACATGCAAGGCCCTGGCCTGCGGCCTGGGTATTGCTCTTCTTTCACTTCTTCCCTTCTCATCTCACGCACAGGCGATTTACGGTTCCATCTACGGAACGGTCACTGACAATACCGGGGCCGTCGTACCGAATGCTACCGTAACGATTACTGATGAGGCGAAAGGAACATCGACCACCGTACAAACGAATGGCTCTGGCGCCTATACCGTCGATCACCTGATTCCGGACAAGTATGACGTAAAGGTGGAGGCCTCGGGCTTTCAGACCTTTGAAGCCAAAGGTATTCAGGTGTTCGCAGACGCGGCGCCTAAAGTAGATGCTCAGCTCCAGATCGGTGGTGCATCGCAGACGGTGACCGTCAATGCCGATGCAATTCCGGTACTGAAGACCGACCGCGCTGATGTTTCTACAGAATTTACGACCAAGACCATCACGGACCTGCCCATACCTGACCGCAACTTCACCAACATCCAGTTGCTTCTGCCGGGCGCGCAGCCTCTGGGCTGGGGCCATGCTGCATCAGAAAATCCGCAGGCCAGCAAACAGATCCAGGTAGATGGACAGGCCTTTGGCGGCGTCGCCTTCCAGCTGGACGGAACAGACAACCAGGACCCTATTCTTGGAATCATCGTCATCAATCCTCCTCTTGACGCACTCTCTGAGACGAAGATCACGACGCAGAACTTTGACGCTGAGTTCGGCAAGGCTGTTTCGTCATTTGTAATGGCGCAGACCAAGTCCGGATCCAACAGCTTCCACGGTACGGCCTACGACTACCGCGAAAGCAACGCCAACCTTGCTCGCGACCCTTACACACAATTCCAGCCGGACCCGGTCACGGGCCACTTTCTCCCTCCAGGCTTGAAAAACCAGTTTGGCGGCACACTGGGCGGCCCCATCATCAAGGACAAGCTCTTTTTCTTCGGCGACTATGAAGGAATTCGCCAGAAGGTGGGCATCTCTTACACCGCAACGGTTCCCACCAAGTTGTTGACGGCCACCTGTCTCGGCCAGCAGACGGGGCCCAGCGGCATTCCTGGCTGCGACTTCAGCGAATATCCGAACACCATTTATCAGCAGACACCATCCGGCCCTCAACCCTACCCGGGAAATGTCATTCCGACGGCCCAGCTTTCTCCTCAGGCCCTGGCGCTGATGAAGCTCCTTCAGCCTTATGCTCCAAACACCAGCGGAGCGCTCAACGGCACCAAGAACAACTATGCTGCCAGCGGCACTGGAGGATTCAACTCTGACCAGTGGGGCCAGCGCATTGACTGGCAGGCGACGACCAGGACCCATGTCTTTGAACGCTTCAGCCGCTTTACAGACACCTTGACCGGCAAGACCATGTTCGGTGCCGCAGGCGGTCCTGGCTTCGGGCTGCAGGGATACGGCGGCACATCCAAGGGCGCCAATGACAGTCTGGCTGCAGGTTTTGACATGGCCCTGAGCCCGTCACTGCTGACTGACTTCCGCATCGGCTACTACCGCTATAACATTGTCACTGCCAAATATGATCAGGGAACAGATTTCGCCACCCAGTTGGGCATCCCTGGCCTGAATACGGGCAGCTCCTTTACCAGCGGCGCTCCCGCATTTAACATTGCGGACTCCGACCGGTCTGGAAACGAAACCGCAAACAACGCACAGTCGCAGGGACCCCAATACGGCAGCGGGTTGAACATCAACCGTTGCAACTGCCCTCTGACTGAGAAGGAAGACCAGTTCCAGATTGTAAACAACTGGACCAAGATCATCGGCAACCATTCCTTCAAGTTTGGGGCCGACCTGCGTTATGCCCGCAACCTGCGCGTTCCCAGTGACACCAACCGTGCTGGCGAGCTCCGGTTTGATCCCGGTCCAACTTCCAACGGCTCTACCGGAGGTCTGGGTTTTGCAACCTTCGTTCTGGGGGATGTCACTAACTTCGGCCGCTATGTCAGCGTCTCTACGAACGCCAAGGAGTTCCAGAAGCGTTTCTTCTTCTATGGGCAGGACACTTGGCGTGTGACCTCTAACCTCACACTCAATCTCGGTGTTCGCTATGAGCTCTACTTCCCTGAATCGGTAAATGCAAAGGGCAATGGCGCGCTCATGAACCTGAAGGACGGCTACCTGCGGGTCGCCGGCTATGGCAACATTCCGAGCAACATGGGATGGAGCCCGGCAACCAATGCCTGGAACCCTCGTATTGGCCTGGCCTATCAGCTCGATCCAAAGACCGTCATCCGCGCGGGTTATGGCCGCAGCTTTGACATTGGTGTCTTTGGTTCGATCTTCGGACACGTTGTCACCCAAAACCTCCCCGTCTTGGCAAACCAGGCAGTCTCTTCCCCGAACACTCTCAGTTATGCATTCAATCTCAGCTCCGGACCGCCAGCCAACGTCTTCCCGACGGTGCCTTCCAACGGACTGCTCCCTGCTCCGGGATACGCAGTCAGCCCCAAGGCCCGGCCAAACAGTCTGCGGCTGCCCACTCTGGATGCCTGGAACCTCAGCATTCAGCGTGCCCTTACACCCACGCTTTCTGTAACGATGGCGTATGTTGGCAACAAAGGCACCCATACTCTGAGTGCGGGTGACGGGAACAACACTAACCCGAACGAAGCAGGTATTTTCCTGCCTGCGTCCTATAGTGTCAATGGGCAGACCCTGCACTATGACCCCAGTGTCAACCCCAGCACGCTGTATCCCGGACAGACCATCCCTGGCATATCCACCAATAACGGCACAGCAATCTCCAATTTCCTCTCACGTTACTATGGTGGGACCTTGGCGGCCTGCCAGGATCCAAATTACGCAACGCCGTCGGGCCTCACGCCGGGTATGTGCGGCTGGACCAATGGCATCAGCTACTATGGCGATGATCAAGATACAGAGTTCAATGCTCTGCAACTGAGCATGGCCAAACAGTTGACTCATGGCCTGTCCTTTAATGTGAACTATGCATGGCAGCGTGGATACAACTTCAACAGCAGTTATGCCACTTGGGACAGGACTGCTGTGAAAGGACGCGATGACAGCATCCGCGAACAGCAGATCATTGGCTATGGCACCTGGAACCTTCCCTTCGGGAGAAACCAGTGGATTGGCAGCAATGTTCCTCGTTTCGTGGATGAGATTATTGGTGGCTGGCAGTTCAGCCCTGTCATTACCTGGTCCACAGGCCTACCCTTCACTGTTGGGTATACCAACTGCGGCCTGTCCGTTCCGGGAGACGCACCATGCTATCCCAACGGAAAGGCTGGGTATATAAAAACACATCTCACAGCCTTTGACCCAGTAAGCCATACCCGTACCTTCTTTAGTGGAGTTACCTGCTCGGATCCAAAGGCAGGACTCACCCCAACCTCACCCTGCGGTCAGTTCACCGCCCCAGGGTTGGACCAGATTGGCAACATGGGAAGAAACAGCGTCTTCGGACCGCATTTCTTTAACGGCGACTTGTCGCTGCAAAAGAACTTCCCCATCTATGAAAGCCTGCTGGCACAGTTCCGCGTAGATGCCTTTAATGGATTCAACCACATCAACGCTGGAAACCCCGGACAGACGAACATTGACGGCGGGCCGTTCACCATTACAGGCGAACCGGCACTCAACGTCTATACCAATCCGCGACAACTGCAATTTTCGCTGCGTCTCCAGTTCTAA
- a CDS encoding tetratricopeptide repeat protein encodes MYKFFLFCLMGLPLCYLMAQPAGPSLNHARQLWVQGRLDEALAETEALRKVNPEPAEVERLRGFIFYQQNKLSEADSSFALALQQDPKDKDAMEMRGVTLFRMGRAADAIPFLEAARASIPGANIDPNYVLGASYLQVQRYDDARHAFAAQYGFAPDSAPAFLLTARMALHQELVAAAEQSAQKASQLDPKLPGAHLILAEIALARADTTRAIDELEKEQALNPLNGEIYDRLGDAYVRNGQYDKAQQALNCAVLLEPNATGPYILLGKALLGQQNPLMAAMYLEHALKMDPGNYIAHSILAQVYRAEGRKDDAAREFQMAEKLQSGTQH; translated from the coding sequence ATGTACAAGTTTTTCCTGTTTTGTCTGATGGGACTGCCTCTCTGCTACCTGATGGCGCAGCCAGCCGGGCCTTCGCTCAACCATGCCCGTCAGCTATGGGTCCAGGGCAGGCTTGACGAAGCGCTTGCTGAAACTGAGGCGCTCCGCAAAGTGAATCCTGAACCGGCGGAAGTGGAACGCCTGCGCGGCTTTATTTTTTATCAGCAGAACAAACTGAGTGAAGCGGACTCGTCTTTTGCTCTGGCCCTCCAGCAGGACCCCAAAGACAAAGATGCAATGGAAATGCGCGGCGTGACCCTGTTCCGCATGGGGCGTGCAGCCGATGCCATTCCATTCCTCGAAGCAGCTCGCGCCTCCATTCCCGGAGCAAATATCGATCCCAACTACGTGCTGGGGGCTTCTTATCTCCAGGTACAGCGCTATGATGATGCCCGCCACGCCTTTGCCGCCCAATATGGATTTGCCCCCGACTCCGCACCGGCTTTTCTTTTGACCGCACGCATGGCCCTGCATCAGGAACTGGTGGCAGCCGCCGAGCAATCTGCACAGAAGGCATCGCAACTGGACCCGAAACTGCCCGGTGCGCACTTGATTTTGGCCGAAATTGCTCTTGCCCGGGCCGACACGACCCGGGCCATTGACGAGCTCGAAAAGGAGCAGGCGCTCAATCCGCTAAACGGAGAAATCTATGATCGGCTCGGCGACGCCTATGTCCGGAATGGTCAATACGACAAGGCGCAACAGGCGTTAAACTGTGCTGTTCTGCTGGAACCAAATGCCACCGGGCCCTATATCCTTCTGGGAAAGGCCCTTCTGGGGCAACAGAATCCGCTCATGGCGGCCATGTATCTTGAACACGCGCTTAAGATGGACCCCGGCAATTACATTGCGCATTCCATTCTGGCGCAGGTCTATCGCGCCGAGGGCCGCAAGGACGACGCAGCCAGAGAATTTCAGATGGCCGAAAAGCTCCAGTCAGGAACACAGCACTAG
- a CDS encoding tetratricopeptide repeat protein produces MHRWNTKGKVPLSIYALLWLTSGFGSSLFAQQTTRLHEADAAFRAGYAAAASGDLATARQQFERVVQLAPQIEEGHSALGSVLCQTGDYAAAVRELEKALALKPADKSAQENLAIAYTQTGNPQKALLLFEKIDSADPLVLAAYARALAATGRLPEALDKTQRAIREAPQNAVLYDQLGTLEAQTQNWPEARNAFEHALQLDPHLAAAHMHLGAAFNHMQQPQSAIPELTEALHLDPKNAIAHLELGKALAASDQDDAAIPHFRQALSLDPSLTEAANQLAMALQRTGQENEAIPLFQKVIAADPANTSALTNIGLALVQTGHAKDAVSYYRRALALAPQDATTHQDLGVAYLQQSDIEDAIREFQAALAIAPDTPQLHYNLGLAYKLKDDLARAVPELETAARLDPSSPDPPYTLGVLYMQQGRFDDAAAELRTALDRRPGNGDGWALLGSIYKQQAKYDDAARALRMAIQLLPNQPGPHITLASVLQEQGKREEAAAERKIAADLTRVAVNRQRAIFATNTGNALLQKGEVADAISRYQEAISSDPAYAEAHRQLALAYERQGRSADADAERKKAAALEPGHP; encoded by the coding sequence ATGCATCGTTGGAATACAAAAGGGAAAGTCCCACTCTCGATCTATGCGTTGCTGTGGCTAACGTCGGGTTTCGGCAGTTCTTTGTTTGCCCAGCAAACCACCCGGTTGCATGAAGCCGATGCTGCATTCCGGGCCGGATATGCCGCGGCTGCGAGCGGCGATCTTGCCACAGCGCGGCAGCAGTTTGAACGCGTGGTTCAGCTGGCGCCCCAGATCGAAGAGGGACACAGCGCCCTGGGCAGCGTCCTCTGCCAGACGGGGGACTACGCGGCGGCCGTGCGGGAACTCGAAAAGGCCCTGGCACTCAAACCCGCTGACAAAAGTGCGCAGGAAAACCTCGCGATCGCTTATACACAAACAGGAAATCCACAGAAGGCACTTTTGCTCTTTGAAAAAATTGACAGTGCTGACCCGCTCGTCCTGGCAGCCTATGCCCGCGCCCTCGCAGCCACGGGCCGGCTGCCCGAGGCCCTGGACAAAACACAGCGCGCCATCCGTGAGGCGCCACAGAATGCCGTGCTCTATGATCAGCTTGGCACTCTTGAAGCGCAGACGCAGAACTGGCCAGAGGCCAGAAATGCCTTTGAACACGCCCTTCAACTGGACCCTCATCTTGCGGCGGCACACATGCATCTGGGCGCGGCCTTCAACCATATGCAGCAGCCGCAAAGCGCCATTCCTGAGCTGACCGAGGCCCTCCATTTGGACCCGAAGAATGCAATCGCCCATCTGGAGCTAGGCAAGGCCCTGGCTGCAAGCGATCAGGATGATGCAGCCATTCCACACTTTCGGCAGGCCCTCTCTCTGGACCCGTCTCTCACTGAGGCGGCCAATCAGTTAGCAATGGCACTGCAACGCACTGGCCAGGAGAATGAGGCCATTCCTCTTTTTCAAAAGGTCATCGCTGCTGATCCTGCAAACACTTCGGCGCTTACCAATATCGGGCTTGCTCTTGTGCAGACCGGCCATGCCAAGGATGCCGTTTCTTATTATCGTCGTGCACTTGCACTGGCCCCCCAGGATGCGACCACGCATCAAGACCTGGGGGTCGCCTATCTGCAGCAAAGCGACATCGAGGATGCAATCCGCGAGTTCCAGGCAGCGCTGGCCATCGCACCGGACACTCCGCAGCTCCACTACAATCTGGGCCTGGCATACAAACTCAAGGACGACCTTGCTCGTGCCGTCCCAGAGCTTGAAACCGCAGCCAGACTCGACCCCTCCTCTCCGGACCCGCCTTACACACTCGGTGTGCTCTACATGCAGCAGGGACGCTTCGATGACGCGGCAGCAGAACTCAGGACCGCTCTGGATCGCCGGCCCGGCAATGGAGATGGCTGGGCCCTCCTGGGCAGTATTTACAAGCAGCAGGCAAAGTACGATGATGCGGCTAGGGCCCTGCGCATGGCCATCCAGCTGTTGCCCAATCAACCCGGCCCCCATATCACGCTGGCCAGCGTCCTGCAGGAACAAGGCAAGCGGGAAGAGGCCGCGGCGGAGCGGAAAATCGCCGCAGACCTCACTCGCGTGGCGGTGAACCGCCAGCGGGCCATTTTTGCCACCAATACCGGCAATGCGCTGTTACAAAAGGGAGAAGTCGCCGATGCCATCTCCCGCTATCAGGAAGCCATCAGCAGCGATCCGGCCTATGCCGAAGCACACCGCCAGCTGGCCCTCGCCTATGAAAGGCAGGGACGTTCCGCTGATGCCGATGCCGAACGAAAAAAAGCCGCAGCTTTAGAACCAGGCCATCCATAG
- a CDS encoding sensor histidine kinase yields MYEPKLILITLLIKLGVAAAVSSALARARTFQRLLFTEDRNAGQTLGLLAFICIPLTLGVWVRVIVPNFYAADISFETTVLLGILMGPWSALAGGAMLSLPAMLHHEYLSLPFNLAVGAIAGMYGRFVEEEEVWSFSPFVDLSIYRWIRRNLRKPRFDRQVLLLALIVGLEICRGWISSMYPHRLFALVGPSWPIRVAVWACSAMVVGIPLKIWNAIRIEQKLEEQKRLLLEARLDALQRQINPHFLFNTLNSIASLVRSRPEQARELIVRLANILRALLKEHDSYVLLRDELSFTDDYLSIEVVRFGPDKLKVVKEIDPATLDLPVPSMILQPLIENSIKHGLEPRISGGTITLRSRLIQGKLLIEVEDDGVGIAPGRFHSSGVLRQGTGIGMNNVRERLEVLFGDAAKFDVTSRPGRGTLISMEMPTANYDDGETTGETTSPVMSPARSSTRS; encoded by the coding sequence GTGTACGAGCCGAAGCTCATCCTGATTACTCTGCTCATCAAGCTGGGTGTGGCTGCTGCTGTATCCAGCGCCCTGGCCCGCGCCCGCACCTTTCAACGGCTCCTCTTTACGGAAGACCGTAACGCCGGACAGACCCTGGGCCTGCTGGCTTTTATCTGTATTCCGCTCACACTGGGGGTATGGGTGCGTGTTATCGTGCCTAACTTTTATGCCGCCGATATCTCCTTTGAAACAACCGTCCTTCTTGGCATTCTTATGGGTCCCTGGTCAGCACTGGCTGGCGGGGCGATGCTGTCGCTGCCGGCCATGCTGCACCATGAATATCTCAGCCTGCCTTTTAATCTGGCCGTAGGTGCCATCGCCGGAATGTACGGCCGTTTTGTGGAAGAAGAAGAAGTCTGGTCTTTCTCTCCTTTTGTCGACCTCAGTATCTACCGGTGGATACGCAGAAACCTGCGCAAGCCGCGCTTCGACCGCCAGGTCCTGCTGCTTGCTTTGATTGTCGGCCTGGAGATCTGCCGCGGCTGGATTAGCAGCATGTATCCCCATCGCCTCTTCGCTCTAGTGGGGCCTTCCTGGCCCATACGAGTGGCCGTATGGGCCTGCTCTGCCATGGTAGTCGGCATCCCTCTCAAAATATGGAACGCCATCCGCATTGAACAAAAACTCGAAGAGCAGAAGCGATTGCTGCTGGAGGCGCGACTGGATGCTCTCCAGCGTCAGATTAATCCCCACTTTCTTTTCAATACGCTCAACTCGATTGCCTCCCTGGTGCGCTCACGTCCGGAACAGGCGCGGGAGCTGATCGTCAGGCTGGCCAACATCCTGCGCGCTTTGCTCAAGGAGCATGACTCCTACGTCCTTCTGCGTGACGAATTGAGCTTTACCGATGATTACCTGAGCATCGAAGTCGTCCGCTTTGGTCCGGACAAGCTCAAAGTTGTCAAGGAAATTGATCCCGCCACGCTGGACCTCCCGGTGCCCAGCATGATTCTGCAGCCGCTGATTGAGAACAGCATCAAGCATGGTCTGGAGCCGCGTATCAGTGGTGGCACCATTACTCTCCGGAGCCGGCTGATTCAGGGAAAGCTCCTCATTGAAGTGGAGGACGATGGAGTCGGTATTGCTCCCGGACGTTTTCACTCAAGTGGCGTCCTGCGCCAGGGCACGGGAATCGGCATGAACAATGTGCGGGAGCGGCTTGAAGTGCTCTTTGGCGATGCTGCCAAATTTGATGTCACCAGTCGTCCCGGACGGGGCACGCTGATTAGTATGGAGATGCCCACAGCAAATTATGATGACGGCGAGACAACCGGCGAGACAACCTCGCCCGTCATGTCCCCGGCCCGCTCCAGCACCCGCTCATAA
- the bshA gene encoding N-acetyl-alpha-D-glucosaminyl L-malate synthase BshA: MKIGITCYPTYGGSGVVATELGIELARAGHQVHFITYSQPFRLTGREEGIWYHEVPVSNYPLFEYPPYDLALASRMAEVAEYYGLDLLHVHYAIPHSVSALLAQQMLAARGRHLPFVTTLHGTDITLVGLDRSYLPITRFSIEQSDGITSISQYLKERTIQEFKTKSPIEVIPNFVNCDVYAPVSEEIRRQERARYAASDEKILVHLSNFRPVKRVTDAVEIMARVNQSVPAHLLLVGDGPDRSAAEWLAKRHGIQERVHFLGKQDSVNDLLPLADLMLMPSELESFGLAALEAMACRVPAIATRVGGVPELIEDGVNGRLFAVGDVEAMAQGAVELLTDAQKLQSMAEAARQTAQKRFCSSKIIPLYENFYERVLERAGDMTGEVVSPVVSPSS; the protein is encoded by the coding sequence ATGAAAATCGGAATTACCTGTTATCCCACATATGGTGGCAGCGGCGTTGTAGCAACGGAGCTTGGTATTGAACTGGCACGCGCCGGCCATCAGGTGCACTTCATCACCTATTCGCAGCCGTTCCGGCTTACTGGGCGTGAAGAAGGAATCTGGTACCATGAGGTCCCAGTCTCAAATTATCCCTTGTTTGAGTATCCCCCCTATGATCTGGCGCTGGCCTCACGGATGGCAGAGGTGGCGGAGTATTATGGGCTTGATCTGCTGCATGTGCACTATGCCATTCCCCATTCGGTAAGCGCGTTGCTGGCCCAGCAGATGCTGGCTGCACGTGGACGCCATCTTCCCTTTGTGACGACCCTTCACGGCACAGACATTACGCTTGTCGGACTCGACCGTTCCTATCTGCCGATTACTCGGTTTTCCATCGAGCAGAGCGACGGGATCACCTCAATTTCTCAATATCTGAAGGAACGTACGATTCAGGAGTTTAAAACCAAGAGTCCAATCGAGGTCATTCCAAACTTCGTAAACTGTGATGTCTATGCACCAGTTTCCGAGGAGATACGACGCCAGGAACGTGCGCGCTATGCTGCCTCCGATGAAAAGATTCTGGTCCACCTTTCAAATTTCCGCCCTGTAAAGCGGGTGACGGACGCAGTGGAAATTATGGCTCGTGTCAACCAATCTGTGCCTGCGCATTTGTTGCTTGTGGGAGACGGTCCAGACCGCTCGGCGGCTGAGTGGCTGGCCAAACGCCATGGTATCCAGGAGCGCGTGCATTTTCTGGGCAAGCAAGACAGCGTAAATGATCTGTTGCCTCTGGCAGACCTGATGCTCATGCCAAGCGAGCTGGAGTCGTTCGGGTTGGCGGCCCTGGAAGCGATGGCCTGCCGTGTTCCGGCAATCGCGACCAGGGTAGGAGGAGTGCCGGAACTCATCGAGGATGGCGTCAATGGCAGGTTGTTTGCCGTGGGGGACGTGGAAGCGATGGCCCAAGGCGCCGTGGAGCTGCTTACCGATGCGCAGAAACTGCAATCCATGGCAGAGGCCGCCCGCCAGACAGCACAAAAGCGTTTCTGCTCCAGCAAAATTATTCCGCTCTACGAGAATTTTTATGAGCGGGTGCTGGAGCGGGCCGGGGACATGACGGGCGAGGTTGTCTCGCCGGTTGTCTCGCCGTCATCATAA
- a CDS encoding ChbG/HpnK family deacetylase, which produces MRRLIVNADDYGLTPGINRAVAELHAANALSSATLMATAPDGPFAEAVSQAAQMSSLGVGCHVVLVDGIPALPVREIPSLVSGTEFRPKLGAFVADLLCGRISETDIEKEAVAQIRKLQLAGISVTHVDTHKHTHMFPRVLRPLVRAALACGVKAIRNPFEPDWALQATSRAGRVRKMQVRLLRSQSASFAREIRKSGLMTTDGAIGVLATGSLDEPTAEHLLSALPEGTWELVCHPGYNDADLQRQRTRLRESRDIERRALLKAVPGAQIKVIHFGQL; this is translated from the coding sequence GTGCGCCGCCTGATTGTGAACGCAGATGATTACGGTTTAACTCCAGGTATCAATCGTGCTGTGGCAGAACTACATGCTGCAAACGCGCTTTCCTCCGCGACCTTAATGGCCACAGCCCCAGATGGCCCTTTTGCAGAGGCGGTTTCACAGGCCGCACAGATGTCTTCGCTCGGCGTGGGTTGCCATGTGGTGCTGGTGGATGGCATTCCCGCACTTCCTGTCAGGGAGATACCTTCACTGGTGAGCGGCACAGAATTCCGGCCCAAGCTGGGCGCCTTTGTTGCCGACCTGCTTTGCGGACGGATCTCTGAAACCGACATTGAGAAAGAGGCAGTTGCGCAGATCCGGAAATTGCAACTGGCCGGTATTTCTGTGACCCACGTCGATACCCATAAACATACACATATGTTTCCGCGGGTCCTCCGGCCGCTAGTGCGTGCTGCTCTGGCGTGCGGGGTGAAGGCCATCCGAAACCCTTTTGAACCGGATTGGGCATTACAAGCCACCAGCAGAGCGGGGCGGGTCCGGAAGATGCAGGTGCGGCTATTACGCTCTCAGAGCGCCTCCTTTGCCCGGGAAATCAGGAAATCCGGATTGATGACAACGGACGGCGCCATCGGAGTGCTGGCCACCGGCTCACTGGATGAGCCAACTGCAGAGCATCTTCTCTCTGCCCTGCCAGAGGGGACCTGGGAGCTGGTCTGTCATCCCGGGTACAACGATGCCGACCTTCAGCGGCAGCGGACCAGGCTTCGGGAGTCGCGGGATATCGAGCGCAGGGCACTGCTCAAAGCCGTTCCCGGCGCGCAGATAAAGGTCATCCATTTTGGGCAGCTATAA